A genome region from Sceloporus undulatus isolate JIND9_A2432 ecotype Alabama chromosome 1, SceUnd_v1.1, whole genome shotgun sequence includes the following:
- the PTCRA gene encoding pre T-cell antigen receptor alpha: MSQQEPPRHKIQLTWRPLGHLLTSMAFQLLTCGCSSGLIPTLSPPKNVIINGEKKTLVACLVKDLSEDALGAVWFSNGNGSMLPSSIYGISREEDGTFSAVSQISVSTQDFESWDAIVCYVAQNQTSQIWNTTSLQTSERNMGELCLDENQEALDQALLLGVLHNRTQVVLLLTIRVLLFKIILFDVLMSCCILYKK; encoded by the exons ATGTCACAACAAGAGCCACCACGCCACAAGATTCAGTTGACCTGGAGGCCACTGGGGCACCTGTTGACCAGCATGGCATTCCAGCTTCTGACCT GTGGCTGCTCTTCGGGCTTAATTCCAACACTGTCACCGCCCAAGAATGTGATAATAAATGGTGAAAAGAAGACACTAGTAGCTTGCCTGGTGAAAGACCTCTCAGAAGATGCTTTGGGGGCTGTTTGGTTTTCCAATGGAAATGGGAGCATGCTGCCATCTTCCATCTATGGGATTTCCAGGGAAGAAGATGGCACTTTCAGTGCAGTCTCTCAGATTTCCGTCAGCACCCAAGATTTTGAATCATGGGATGCTATTGTTTGCTACGTCGCACAAAACCAAACTTCACAGATATGGAACACCACCTCGCTTCAGACATCTG aaAGAAATATGGGCGAGTTGTGCCTAGATGAAAACCAAGAAG CCTTGGACCAGGCGTTGTTGCTTGGAGTTCTGCATAACCGCACACAAGTGGTGCTTCTTCTGACCATCAGAGTTTTACTGTTCAAGATTATTCTGTTTGATGTGTTGATGTCCTGCTGCATCCTTTACAAGAAGTAA
- the CNPY3 gene encoding protein canopy homolog 3, with translation MCVEVLMASGEQLVALVAILLAAPVPGLAGAVAEDGEWVKLPSKCEVCKYVALELKSSFDETGKTKEVIDTKYGFLDGKASKIKYTKSDIRLIEVTENICKRLLEYNLHKERSGSNRFAKGMSETFETLHNLVHKGVKVVMDIPYELWNETSAEVADLKKQCEVMVEEYEDVIEDWYRNHQEEDISQFLCANHVLKGKDTSCLTEKWTGKKGDLANSGKKKAKKKESKGKKSSKSKKSQKDEVEQEKETMKPSASEGPDRAEEEEVVQKTAPLLHSTDEL, from the exons atgtgtgtggaagtCCTGATGGCTTCCGGGGAGCAGTTAGTGGCGCTCGTGGCGATCCTTCTGGCGGCCCCGGTCCCTGGCCTGGCGGGGGCGGTGGCCGAGGACGGCGAGTGGGTCAAGCTGCCCAGCAAGTGCGAAG TGTGCAAGTATGTGGCTTTGGAGCTGAAGTCCTCCTTTGATGAGACTGGCAAGACCAAGGAGGTGATTGACACAAAATACGGCTTTTTGGATGGCAAGGCATCCAAAATCAAGTACACAAAATC GGACATTCGTCTAATTGAGGTGACAGAAAACATCTGCAAAAGGCTTTTAGAATATAACCTGCACAAAGAGAGATCGGGGAGCAACAGATTTGCAAAG GGCATGTCTGAAACATTTGAAACTCTTCATAATTTGGTGCACAAAGGAGTCAAAGTAGTGATGGACATCCCTTATGAGCTGTGGAACGAAACCTCAGCAGAAGTGGCTGATCTTAAGAAACAG TGTGAGGTAATGGTGGAGGAATACGAAGATGTGATTGAAGACTGGTACAGGAACCATCAGGAGGAAGATATTTCCCAGTTTCTTTGTGCAAATCATGTCTTGAAAGGAAAGGATACAA gctgtctgacagagaaatgGACTGGCAAGAAAGGAGACTTGGCAAATTCAGGGAAGAAGAAGGCtaagaaaaaggaaagcaagggcaaaaagtcaagcaaaagtaaaaagagcCAAAAGGATGAAGTGGAGCAAGAGAAGGAGACGATGAAGCCAAGTGCCAGCGAAGGACCTGACcgagcagaggaagaagaggttgTTCAAAAGACAGCCCCACTGTTACACAGCACTGATGAATTGTAG